In the Ursus arctos isolate Adak ecotype North America unplaced genomic scaffold, UrsArc2.0 scaffold_19, whole genome shotgun sequence genome, one interval contains:
- the LOC113243251 gene encoding cytochrome P450 2A13-like: protein MLASGLLLVALLTCLTVMALMSVWRQRKLWEKLPPGPTPLPFIGNYLQLNTQQMSDSFMKIGERYGPVFTVHLGPRRIVVLCGHEAVKEALVDQAEEFSGRGAQATFDWLFKGYGVTFSNGERAKQLRRFSIITLRDFGMGKRGIEERIQEEAGFLIEAIRGTGGAFIDPTFFLSRTVSNVISSIVFGDRFDYEDKEFLSLLSMMLGSFQFTATSMGQICEMFHSVMKHLPGPQQQAFKELQGLEDFIAKKVEQNQRTLDPNSPRDFIDSFLIRMQEEQNNPNTEFCLKNLVLTTLNLFFAGTETVSTTLRYGFLLLMKHPDVEAKVHEEIDRVIGKNRQPKFEDRAKMPYTEAVIHEIQRFGDIIPMGLARRVTKDTRFREFLLPKGTEVFPMLGSVLRDPKFFSNPRDFHPQHFLDENGQFKKSDAFVPFSIGKRYCFGEGLARMELFLFLTNILQNFRFKSPQLPRDIDVSPKLVGLATIPRNYTMSFQPR, encoded by the exons ATGCTGGCCTCAGGGCTGCTTCTGGTGGCTTTGCTCACCTGCTTGACAGTAATGGCCTTGATGTCTGTCTGGAGGCAGAGGAAGCTCTGGGAGAAGCTCCCTCCAGGACCCACCCCGTTGCCCTTCATCGGGAACTACCTGCAGCTGAACACACAGCAGATGTCTGATTCCTTCATGAAG ATCGGGGAGCGCTATGGCCCGGTGTTCACGGTCCACCTGGGGCCCCGGCGCATCGTGGTGCTGTGTGGACACGAGGCGGTGAAGGAGGCTCTGGTGGACCAGGCTGAGGAATTCAGTGGGCGAGGTGCTCAGGCCACCTTCGACTGGCTCTTCAAAGGCTATG GGGTGACGTTCAGCAACGGGGAGCGCGCCAAGCAACTCCGGCGCTTCTCCATCATCACCCTGCGGGATTTTGGAATGGGCAAGCGCGGCATTGAGGAGCGCATCCAGGAGGAGGCAGGCTTCCTCATCGAGGCCATTCGGGGCACAGGCG GTGCCTTCATCGATCCCACCTTCTTCCTGAGCCGAACAGTGTCCAATGTCATCAGCTCCATTGTCTTTGGGGACCGCTTTGACTATGAGGACAAAGAGTTCCTGTCACTGCTGAGTATGATGCTGGGAAGCTTCCAGTTCACAGCTACCTCTATGGGGCAG ATCTGTGAGATGTTCCATTCAGTGATGAAACACCTGCCAGGACCACAGCAACAGGCGTTTaaggagctgcagggtctggagGACTTCATAGCCAAGAAGGTGGAACAGAACCAACGCACCCTGGACCCCAATTCCCCAAGGGACTTCATCGACTCCTTCCTCATCCGCATGCAGGAG GAGCAGAACAACCCCAACACGGAGTTCTGCTTGAAGAACCTGGTGCTGACCACACTGAACCTCTTCTTTGCGGGCACCGAGACGGTCAGCACAACCCTGCGGTACGGGTTCCTGCTGCTCATGAAGCACCCAGATGTGGAGG CCAAGGTCCATGAGGAGATTGACCGGGTAATTGGCAAGAACCGTCAGCCCAAGTTTGAGGATCGGGCCAAGATGCCCTACACAGAGGCAGTGATCCATGAGATCCAAAGATTTGGAGACATAATCCCCATGGGCTTAGCCCGCAGAGTCACCAAAGACACCAGGTTTCGAGAGTTCCTCCTCCCCAAG GGCACCGAAGTGTTCCCTatgctgggctccgtgctgagagACCCCAAGTTCTTCTCCAACCCCCGTGACTTCCACCCCCAGCACTTCCTGGATGAGAATGGGCAGTTTAAGAAGAGTGATGCTTTTGTGCCCTTCTCCATTG GAAAGCGGTACTGTTTCGGAGAAGGCCTGGCTAGAATggagctctttctcttcctcaccaACATCTTGCAGAACTTCCGCTTCAAGTCCCCGCAGCTGCCCAGAGACATCGACGTGTCCCCCAAGCTCGTGGGCTTAGCCACCATCCCACGAAATTACACCATGAGCTTCCAGCCCCGCTAA